The following coding sequences are from one Archocentrus centrarchus isolate MPI-CPG fArcCen1 chromosome 4, fArcCen1, whole genome shotgun sequence window:
- the LOC115778972 gene encoding granzyme B-like — protein sequence MFIHWSLLVLIFVLILHDQVHTGEIIGGHEASPHSRPYMVLLQMHRTYGHPAHCGGFLLNEDFVMTAAHCHATSYKVLLGLHDFHKQNGVQHVLVEKSFPHDDYDGDTYENDIMLLKLSSKAVFNKNVKSIVLADRGDDSLPQSCVVSGWGRTKTVNHMSVKLMEANVTLIDNQQCASAMFYCSQGETGPGVGDSGGPLVCGDGKAYGVVSTSSSPNPDVPTIYRYTMIPHYRDWVDSIIKQHGNY from the exons ATGTTTATCCACTGGAGCCTGCTAGTACTGATATTTGTGCTGATTCTTCATGATCAAG TCCATACAGGGGAAATCATTGGTGGTCATGAGGCTAGCCCACATAGCAGACCGTATATGGTGCTTTTACAGATGCACAGGACATACGGTCATCCAGCACACTGTGGTGGCTTCCTTCTGAATGAAGATTTTGTGATGACTGCAGCCCACTGCCATGCGAC gTCCTACAAAGTGTTACTGGGCCTTCATGATTTCCATAAACAGAATGGCGTACAGCATGTGCTTGTGGAGAAATCATTTCCACATGATGACTACGATGGCGATACTTATGAAAATGACATAATGCTTCTTAag TTAAGCTCCAAGGCAGTATTTAACAAGAATGTGAAGTCCATTGTTCTCGCAGACCGTGGCGATGACTCTCTGCCACAATCATGTGTCGTCTCTGGGTGGGGACGAACCAAAACAGTAAACCATATGTCTGTGAAACTCATGGAAGCTAATGTAACCCTGATTGACAATCAACAGTGTGCTAGCGCCATGTTTTACTGCTCTCAGGGTGAGACTGGACCGGGTGTG GGAGACTCTGGCGGTCCATTAGTCTGTGGAGATGGAAAGGCGTACGGGGTGGTGTCCACCAGCAGTTCCCCAAACCCAGATGTTCCAACAATCTATAGGTATACCATGATACCCCACTACAGAGACTGGGTCGATTCCATAATAAAACAACATGGAAATTACTAA